The following proteins are encoded in a genomic region of Pseudorca crassidens isolate mPseCra1 chromosome 1, mPseCra1.hap1, whole genome shotgun sequence:
- the PROX2 gene encoding prospero homeobox protein 2, giving the protein MNPNFSLLSQPSRDCSYLAEPRTKDGRSPSPREQGRDSPFPWSQVPSSSLADPDWFWDEHIQAKRARVETIVRGMCLSPNPPVPGNAPARDSPCCPEKARERKRKQNLPVQQGPLKPGPAGDRGSRKGGPRVREQLHLLKQQLKHLQEHILQAAEPKAPAQGPGGSETGKDPLSVKQRDGSGSRSWAVHSDHRQGSSGDLSRVEKHRVSEVKHQSEEPRLLPSGARALLEILKKELTGAISQAVDSVLQKVLLDPSGHLTHLGRSFPGLVPDGRSEPSPPKGGGCKDPLPLAALPRRAQPQTGAPLGNLSLAKSLDSPRYPVSPRMIPKPCQGPPANCPLTVPAHIQEDQILNQLLGHRPSGHWRGNLPQDSSPQSHPSSEAALQPWRAAKLRPLALSQQQCPWLFKSTCLERLPLVPSVKMEQGGLQAVTDALPFSSAQIQEGLNPGHLKKAKLMFFFTRYPSSNLLKAYFPDVQFNRCITSQMIKWFSNFREFYYIQMEKFARQAISDGVTNPKMLVVLRNSELFRALNMHYNKGNDFEVPDCFLEIASLTLQEFFRAVSAGKDSDPSWKKPIYKIISKLDSDIPEIFKSSSYPQELFRN; this is encoded by the exons ATGAATCCAAACTTCAGCTTGCTTTCTCAACCATCCCGGGACTGCTCATACCTGGCAGAACCTCGTACCAAAGATGGAAGAAGCCCGTCCCCCAGAGAACAGGGCAGAGACTCCCCATTTCCCTGGAGCCAGGTCCCCAGCTCCAGCCTCGCTGACCCTGACTGGTTTTGGGATGAGCACATCCAGGCAAAGAGAGCCAGAGTAGAGACCATCGTCCGAGGCATGTGCCTCTCCCCTAACCCTCCGGTGCCAGGCAATGCCCCAGCCAGGGACAGCCCGTGCTGCCCAGAGAAGGCCCGGGAGCGGAAGAGGAAGCAGAATCTTCCCGTGCAGCAAGGCCCCCTGAAGCCAGGCCCTGCCGGGGACCGGGGAAGCAGGAAGGGGGGCCCTCGGGTGAGAGAACAGCTTCACCTGCTGAAGCAACAGCTAAAACACCTGCAGGAGCACATCCTGCAGGCTGCTGAGCCCAAGGCCCCAGCTCAGGGCCCGGGAGGCTCAGAGACAGGGAAGGACCCTCTGAGTGTAAAGCAGAGGGATGGCTCTGGGTCTAGGTCCTGGGCTGTGCACAGTGACCACCGCCAGGGTTCCAGCGGGGACCTCTCCAGGGTGGAGAAGCACAGAGTGTCTGAGGTCAAACACCAGTCTGAggaacccaggctccttcctTCTGGAGCGCGAGCTTTGCTGGAGATTCTGAAGAAAGAATTGACGGGGGCCATATCGCAGGCTGTGGACTCAGTATTACAGAAGGTGCTATTGGATCCATCAGGCCACCTGACTCACCTGGGCAGAAGCTTCCCGGGACTGGTGCCAGATGGTAGAAGCGAGCCCTCGCCTCCTAAGGGAGGTGGCTGTAAAGATCCCCTTCCTCTGGCTGCCTTGCCCAGGAGGGCCCAGCCACAGACAGGGGCTCCACTGGGAAACTTATCTCTGGCCAAGTCTCTAGATTCTCCCAGGTACCCTGTCTCTCCGAGAATGATCCCCAAACCCTGTCAGGGTCCCCCAGCAAACTGTCCCTTGACTGTGCCTGCCCACATCCAGGAAGATCAGATTCTCAACCAGCTACTGGGCCATAGGCCCAGTGGCCACTGGAGGGGCAATCTTCCGCAGGACTCATCTCCCCAGAGCCACCCCTCCTCAGAGGCGGCCCTGCAACCTTGGCGAGCTGCCAAACTGCGACCACTGGCTTTGAGCCAGCAACAGTGCCCCTGGCTCTTCAAGTCCACCTGTTTGGAAAGACTGCCCCTCGTTCCCTCAGTGAAAATGGAGCAAGGTGGCCTGCAGGCCGTCACGGACGCACTTCCTTTCTCTTCAGCCC aaatccaggAGGGCCTCAACCCTGGTCACTTGAAGAAGGCCAAACTAATGTTTTTCTTCACACGCTATCCCAGTTCCAACCTCCTGAAGGCTTATTTTCCTGATGTTCAG TTCAACCGCTGCATTACCTCCCAGATGATCAAGTGGTTCAGCAACTTCCGTGAGTTTTATTATATCCAGATGGAGAAATTTGCCCGGCAAGCAATTTCAGATGGTGTCACAAATCCCAAAATGCTGGTGGTTCTCCGCAACTCGGAGCTTTTTCGAGCTCTCAATATGCACTATAACAAGGGAAACGACTTTGAG GTCCCAGATTGCTTCTTGGAAATCGCCAGCTTGACATTACAGGAGTTCTTCAGGGCTGTCTCCGCAGGCAAAGACTCAGATCCTTCCTGGAAGAAACccatttacaaaattatttcgAAACTGGACAGTGACATCCCAGAGATATTCAAATCTTCCAGCTATCCCCAGGAGCTGTTTCGGAATTAA